In Desulfosediminicola ganghwensis, a single window of DNA contains:
- a CDS encoding response regulator — protein MATVLYIEDNLANRKLVQLLIARRSDLELISAETGREGLCLAQTYLPDIILLDISLPDIQGDQVLKQLRDNSQTSKIPVIAISGDGIEETRLRFPEFQAYLEKPVDIQMFYDTIDALLDKVA, from the coding sequence ATGGCAACTGTTCTCTATATTGAAGATAATCTGGCAAACAGAAAACTGGTTCAACTCCTTATCGCCCGACGAAGCGACCTCGAGCTTATCAGCGCTGAAACAGGGAGGGAAGGATTGTGCCTTGCCCAGACATATCTTCCAGATATCATCCTGCTTGATATCAGCTTGCCGGATATACAGGGAGACCAGGTGTTGAAACAACTCAGGGACAATTCTCAAACCTCGAAGATTCCTGTTATCGCCATCTCCGGCGACGGCATAGAAGAGACCCGATTGCGTTTCCCTGAATTCCAGGCCTATCTTGAAAAGCCCGTCGACATCCAAATGTTCTACGATACCATAGACGCCCTGCTTGACAAAGTAGCGTAA
- a CDS encoding efflux RND transporter periplasmic adaptor subunit yields the protein METTPHPPHSTRGKVVYFIWSNMPRFMLLFMIVLIVYLAFAVKSKDESIAAGKAAAISQEKPPVNTITLELSPSTISDRINLPGSIEPWTELQLLAKINGSITEVLVHEGARVQKGDVLALIEEADYRIALDRARAAYNQAKADFERDQSIYTKGMIPTAEIETRKTNMQTAKADLADAELQLSRCSITAPMDGVIKKLDAKVGLLLSVGDPIADILEIDRLKAVIGIPESDVNKIRKLDRIALTIQALGNETIYGTTHFISPSPDSVARLYMMELEIENNDGRILPGMFVRADIVKSRIDNAVTIPFYSVISRNDEQFVFVEQDGIVEKRNVRLGIMEKWLVQITEGLDFGDHLVVEGHRDVEDQQQVRVVKAATSLEDLKL from the coding sequence ATGGAAACTACGCCGCACCCACCTCACTCCACGAGAGGCAAAGTCGTCTACTTCATCTGGAGCAATATGCCTCGCTTCATGCTCCTCTTTATGATCGTGCTGATAGTGTATCTTGCATTCGCAGTAAAGAGTAAGGATGAATCCATAGCCGCCGGCAAGGCTGCCGCTATCAGTCAGGAAAAACCACCGGTCAACACCATCACCCTCGAACTCTCTCCCAGCACCATATCCGACCGCATTAACCTGCCGGGCTCGATCGAACCCTGGACCGAACTGCAACTTCTGGCCAAGATCAACGGTTCGATCACTGAAGTCCTGGTCCATGAAGGTGCCCGGGTGCAAAAAGGTGATGTACTCGCCCTGATAGAAGAAGCGGATTACCGCATCGCCCTCGATCGTGCCCGGGCTGCCTACAACCAGGCCAAAGCTGATTTTGAACGGGATCAGTCTATTTACACCAAGGGTATGATCCCTACGGCTGAGATTGAAACCCGTAAGACCAACATGCAAACCGCCAAGGCAGATCTGGCCGACGCAGAACTACAGTTGTCGCGCTGCTCCATCACTGCCCCCATGGACGGTGTTATCAAAAAGCTCGATGCCAAAGTTGGCCTGCTGCTCTCTGTTGGGGACCCTATAGCGGATATCCTCGAAATCGATCGGCTCAAGGCTGTCATCGGCATCCCCGAGTCTGATGTCAATAAAATACGTAAGCTTGACCGGATCGCACTGACAATACAGGCGCTTGGCAACGAGACAATCTACGGTACGACCCATTTCATCTCACCATCCCCTGACTCAGTGGCGAGACTCTACATGATGGAGCTGGAGATCGAGAATAATGACGGTCGGATTCTACCCGGAATGTTCGTGCGGGCAGACATCGTTAAAAGCAGAATTGACAATGCTGTCACCATTCCGTTTTACAGTGTCATCTCCAGAAATGATGAGCAATTCGTCTTCGTCGAACAAGACGGTATCGTCGAGAAGAGAAATGTCCGACTGGGCATCATGGAAAAATGGCTGGTGCAGATAACTGAAGGGCTTGATTTCGGTGACCATCTGGTCGTCGAAGGTCACAGGGATGTGGAAGACCAGCAACAGGTACGGGTTGTTAAGGCGGCTACCAGCCTGGAGGATCTGAAGCTATGA
- a CDS encoding TetR/AcrR family transcriptional regulator produces MVSLREKKKRKTREAILNAAIELFGKNGFEATSISQLAQKAGVGKGTVYSYFSTKQDILNAFCEGELEYVHEQLNTKTNPDAPVLEQLVTIFLAEFEYVTRTPEFGRLYMQEMLFPKKEMVLNHKELENKFLDMIFPIISRAQQRGELRADMELLHLCGHFFSLFILLVHAWYSDLLGDQTAEEALTTLFSNALNGLQPPGTSIER; encoded by the coding sequence ATGGTGTCGTTACGAGAAAAAAAGAAGCGGAAAACCAGAGAAGCCATACTCAATGCAGCGATTGAGTTGTTTGGCAAGAATGGTTTCGAAGCAACCAGCATTTCTCAACTCGCTCAAAAAGCGGGTGTGGGCAAGGGAACGGTTTACAGCTACTTCAGTACCAAGCAGGATATTCTCAATGCCTTCTGCGAGGGTGAACTGGAGTATGTTCATGAACAGCTGAACACTAAAACCAACCCGGATGCCCCGGTGCTCGAACAACTGGTCACAATATTTTTAGCTGAGTTCGAATATGTGACTCGAACGCCTGAATTTGGCCGACTCTATATGCAGGAGATGCTCTTTCCCAAAAAAGAGATGGTGCTGAACCACAAAGAGCTGGAGAACAAGTTCCTCGATATGATCTTTCCCATAATCAGCCGCGCCCAGCAGAGGGGTGAACTTCGAGCAGACATGGAACTCCTCCATCTCTGCGGACATTTTTTCAGCCTCTTCATCCTGCTGGTTCACGCCTGGTACTCAGATCTGCTCGGCGACCAAACCGCGGAAGAAGCTTTAACCACACTGTTCAGCAACGCTTTGAATGGGTTACAACCACCTGGGACATCCATTGAACGATAA
- the rarD gene encoding EamA family transporter RarD, whose translation MNTQLGVFSAIAAYVLWGVLPVYWKLLQQVPAHEILCHRMSWSLLFTIGLIFLLKRSRSLLENLRDKESVKISIMAAVLLGGNWLLYIWAVNAGHVIEASLGYFTNPLISVLFGVIFLKENMRRAQAGALLIAAVGVLYLTIYYGKFPWIALSLACSFALYGLLHKKSSTPALEGLCMETMVLFVPATMLLLFWESNSTGSFGHIGLSGSLLLFGTGVITSLPLLLFGYAAQNISLTHLGLLQYIAPSISLVLGIFVYHEPFPISRMIGFVLIWSALALYMMESIMLSRRQKRAMTIQS comes from the coding sequence ATGAACACTCAACTGGGTGTCTTTTCTGCAATAGCTGCCTACGTACTTTGGGGAGTTTTGCCGGTATACTGGAAGCTTTTGCAACAGGTTCCTGCCCATGAAATTCTCTGCCACAGAATGTCGTGGTCGTTGCTTTTCACTATCGGCCTGATCTTTCTGCTGAAACGCTCGCGTTCCCTTCTTGAGAATTTACGTGATAAAGAGAGTGTGAAAATATCGATTATGGCTGCTGTTCTGCTTGGTGGTAACTGGTTGCTTTATATTTGGGCGGTTAATGCCGGCCACGTTATCGAGGCCAGTCTCGGCTATTTCACCAATCCTCTTATCTCTGTGCTGTTCGGGGTGATTTTTCTGAAGGAGAATATGCGCAGAGCCCAGGCTGGAGCATTGCTGATAGCTGCGGTTGGCGTACTCTATCTCACAATTTATTATGGCAAATTTCCCTGGATTGCCCTGAGTCTTGCCTGTAGTTTTGCGCTTTACGGGTTGTTGCACAAAAAATCCTCAACTCCGGCGCTTGAAGGTCTCTGTATGGAGACCATGGTACTTTTTGTCCCTGCTACAATGTTGTTGCTGTTCTGGGAAAGTAATTCCACAGGTTCCTTCGGCCACATCGGGCTTTCCGGCTCGTTGCTGCTATTCGGCACCGGTGTGATTACTTCTCTGCCATTGTTGTTATTTGGTTATGCCGCCCAGAATATCTCTTTGACCCATCTTGGATTACTGCAATATATCGCACCGAGTATTAGTCTGGTGCTTGGGATTTTTGTGTATCACGAGCCCTTTCCAATAAGCAGAATGATCGGCTTCGTCCTGATCTGGAGTGCGTTGGCGTTGTATATGATGGAGAGTATTATGCTGAGCCGTCGCCAGAAGCGGGCCATGACTATCCAGTCGTAA
- a CDS encoding cytochrome c biogenesis CcdA family protein: MEIQSLVSQWIGQLADLLPFGYAFGAGMVSAVNPCGFFMLPVYMTLYLGSEEAGYLEQTFLARALKATWVAVMVTLGFGLLFGAVGVVISIGGYYLMGIMPWFAVAMGVLLVALGLWLLMGKVISFPLALKLVDKVGDLRQMNSKGFFVFGLAFGATSLGCTLPIFLAVVGNSMTAGNVSAGLLQFLSYVLGMGLVMHTLTLGIALVKKRMVLGTMRRVVPYIHKISAIFLLTAGGYIIYYWASSGLLISS; the protein is encoded by the coding sequence ATGGAAATTCAGTCTCTGGTCAGTCAATGGATAGGGCAACTCGCTGATCTTTTGCCATTTGGTTACGCTTTTGGTGCCGGAATGGTTTCGGCCGTGAATCCCTGTGGATTTTTCATGTTGCCGGTCTATATGACCTTATATCTGGGATCAGAGGAGGCAGGTTATCTCGAACAGACATTTTTGGCCAGGGCCCTGAAGGCTACCTGGGTTGCGGTCATGGTCACTTTGGGGTTTGGTCTGCTCTTCGGTGCGGTGGGTGTGGTGATTTCCATCGGAGGCTATTATTTGATGGGCATTATGCCATGGTTCGCGGTTGCCATGGGCGTTTTGCTCGTCGCGCTTGGTTTATGGCTGTTGATGGGTAAGGTGATTTCTTTCCCCCTGGCGTTGAAGTTGGTTGATAAGGTTGGTGATCTCAGACAGATGAACAGCAAAGGCTTTTTTGTTTTTGGTTTGGCCTTTGGCGCGACATCATTGGGTTGTACTTTACCTATATTTCTCGCTGTGGTCGGCAACTCCATGACGGCCGGCAATGTCAGCGCAGGCCTGTTGCAGTTTCTCAGCTATGTGTTGGGGATGGGATTGGTGATGCACACACTCACCCTGGGGATAGCCCTCGTAAAAAAGCGGATGGTTCTGGGGACCATGAGGCGGGTTGTGCCATATATTCACAAAATTTCAGCTATATTTTTGTTGACTGCAGGTGGATATATCATTTATTACTGGGCTTCCAGCGGTCTTCTCATTTCATCTTGA
- a CDS encoding efflux RND transporter permease subunit gives MIISDTAVKKSTTVAVLAVMLIIFGAYSYKVLPRESDPDITIPNVFVSTSYRGVSPSDIETSITIEIEKKLKGLEGLKKLQSVSSEGLSSINVEFVTGTDIDQAIQDVKDKVDEALGELPSDLEDDPSVFEVNFSEMPIVVYSLSGTCGLPCLKDIADDLKDDIEGVTGVLEVEVTGGLEREIRVEVHPEKLAYYGLNIGSLQQAVESENQNTSGGNIRLGSGRFQLRVPGEFETPEEIYGLIIGTHQGQPVYLKDVAQVVDGFKEEASRSRLDGRSAVNITVKKRSGENIISISKKIDEIISEDQASWPSSTKITKVMDKSRDIELMVADLENNILSGLVLVMIVIFFAMGIRNALLVGLAIPFSMLLSFTALYLMGITLNMVVLFSLTLALGMLVDNAIVIVENIYRFMEQGVGRVEAAMRATSEVAYPVIGSTLTTLAAFSPLLFWPGIMGEFMSYLPLTLIVTLSASLFVAMVINPAMASIFMKVKSPATGSEPPKNAEEVAKAIEQPAEIEGFLLKNYSRILRNALDRPFAIIGVAFCILIVMFKSWQLVIGLEKPVEFFPEIEPKGMYVNIDVPEGADLDYIDKIIERVEFGIAGVAPGTLDERGAPVSSLQALSPKLYEKPDGDEYYGPSDLKNIKNVYTRGVVSSGGSSAFSANTPNHIGVRFLELDERWRSSHDTVDDIRARVRDIAGGEITIAMEEEGPPTGSPINIEISGDDFAVLGEIAKRIKEYLVRIPHVEDVRDDFVEGIPSVQVIVDRQKAALFGLTTDGVGFALKSAYNGLEISSYREGDEDYDITLQLQESDRKMVDILHELMLPTPSGQLVPLSTIAEVTFAGTIGNINRIDNERVVTVKANVNEIHKPGPVAREEAEELLKQFHLPPGYKIKFTGEFEFQQESEDFLTKAFAVALLLIFLILVSMFNSVSQPFIIMTSVILSLGGAFLGLTLFKSPFGIIMTGVGVISLAGVVVNNAIVLIDYTNKLRERGYALRDAVISAGATRLRPVLLTAITTILGLIPMVTGISYDFHSWSISWVSESSQWWRSMAVVVIFGLIVSTFLTLVVVPTLYYLISRFGTISQQVMARLRYLYWKPYYYFAGEPAQQKDKSL, from the coding sequence ATGATAATCTCTGATACTGCGGTCAAAAAGAGTACGACCGTTGCCGTATTGGCGGTAATGCTCATCATCTTCGGCGCCTATTCCTATAAGGTGCTGCCGAGGGAGAGTGACCCGGACATCACCATTCCCAATGTCTTCGTCTCCACCAGTTACAGAGGAGTATCGCCTTCGGATATCGAGACCAGCATCACCATCGAGATCGAGAAAAAACTCAAAGGACTGGAAGGACTTAAAAAACTTCAGTCGGTCAGTTCCGAAGGGCTCTCGTCCATCAACGTTGAGTTCGTGACCGGCACCGATATAGACCAGGCGATCCAGGATGTAAAGGACAAGGTTGATGAGGCATTAGGCGAATTGCCCAGTGACCTGGAAGATGACCCCTCAGTCTTTGAAGTCAATTTCTCCGAAATGCCCATTGTGGTCTACTCACTCAGTGGAACCTGCGGTCTGCCATGCCTTAAAGATATTGCCGACGATCTCAAGGACGATATTGAAGGCGTCACCGGCGTGCTGGAAGTTGAGGTCACCGGCGGCCTGGAGCGGGAAATCAGGGTTGAGGTTCACCCTGAAAAACTCGCCTATTACGGGCTGAACATCGGTTCCCTGCAACAGGCGGTGGAGAGCGAGAACCAGAACACCTCGGGTGGTAACATTCGCCTGGGAAGCGGTCGATTTCAGCTACGGGTCCCTGGTGAATTCGAGACACCCGAAGAAATTTACGGCCTGATCATCGGCACGCACCAGGGACAACCTGTCTACCTCAAAGACGTTGCCCAGGTCGTTGACGGCTTCAAGGAAGAAGCCAGCCGCTCACGGCTCGATGGTCGCTCTGCCGTCAATATAACGGTGAAAAAACGCTCTGGTGAGAACATCATCAGTATCAGCAAGAAGATTGATGAAATAATCAGCGAAGACCAGGCCAGCTGGCCCTCCAGCACCAAAATCACCAAAGTCATGGACAAGTCCAGGGATATTGAGCTGATGGTCGCCGATCTCGAAAATAATATTCTTTCAGGTCTGGTACTGGTGATGATTGTTATCTTCTTCGCTATGGGTATCCGCAACGCCCTGCTGGTAGGTCTTGCCATTCCCTTCTCCATGCTGCTCTCGTTCACCGCGCTGTACCTTATGGGCATTACTCTCAACATGGTGGTACTCTTCAGTCTGACCCTGGCTCTGGGTATGCTTGTCGATAACGCCATTGTTATCGTCGAAAACATCTACCGCTTCATGGAGCAAGGTGTAGGCCGGGTGGAGGCAGCCATGCGCGCCACATCGGAAGTTGCCTATCCGGTAATTGGTTCCACCCTAACTACCTTGGCAGCATTTTCGCCACTCCTCTTCTGGCCGGGTATCATGGGTGAATTCATGAGCTATCTGCCTCTTACCCTGATCGTCACCCTCTCGGCCAGCCTCTTCGTGGCCATGGTAATTAACCCGGCAATGGCTTCGATCTTTATGAAAGTAAAGAGCCCTGCCACGGGCAGTGAACCCCCAAAAAACGCCGAAGAGGTTGCCAAAGCCATAGAACAGCCAGCTGAAATAGAGGGGTTTCTGCTCAAGAATTACAGCAGAATCCTCAGAAACGCGCTTGACCGGCCATTCGCCATAATCGGTGTTGCCTTCTGCATCCTGATCGTCATGTTCAAGAGCTGGCAACTGGTGATAGGTTTGGAAAAGCCCGTTGAATTTTTCCCGGAAATCGAACCTAAAGGCATGTACGTCAATATTGACGTACCGGAAGGGGCTGATCTTGACTATATCGACAAGATTATCGAACGCGTCGAATTCGGAATTGCCGGCGTCGCCCCCGGCACACTCGATGAACGCGGCGCCCCTGTTTCTTCCCTGCAGGCACTCTCCCCAAAACTGTATGAAAAACCAGACGGTGATGAGTATTACGGCCCGAGCGACTTGAAAAACATCAAAAACGTCTACACCCGTGGGGTGGTTTCAAGTGGCGGTTCCTCCGCCTTTTCCGCCAACACCCCGAACCATATCGGCGTACGATTTTTAGAGCTGGATGAACGCTGGCGCAGCTCCCATGACACCGTGGACGATATCCGCGCACGGGTAAGAGACATTGCCGGCGGTGAGATCACCATCGCCATGGAAGAAGAGGGTCCACCCACCGGTTCACCCATCAATATAGAAATTTCCGGCGACGACTTCGCAGTGCTCGGTGAGATAGCCAAACGCATAAAGGAGTATCTGGTCCGCATCCCCCACGTTGAAGACGTGCGCGATGATTTTGTCGAAGGTATACCCTCCGTACAGGTTATCGTGGATCGCCAGAAGGCTGCCCTGTTCGGCCTCACCACCGATGGGGTCGGCTTCGCCTTGAAGAGCGCCTACAATGGTCTGGAAATCTCATCGTATAGAGAAGGAGATGAAGATTATGACATCACCCTGCAACTGCAGGAGTCTGATCGTAAAATGGTGGACATCCTCCACGAGCTCATGCTGCCGACGCCTTCCGGCCAGCTGGTTCCGCTGTCAACCATTGCCGAGGTTACCTTCGCGGGAACCATCGGCAACATTAACCGTATCGACAATGAACGGGTGGTAACCGTAAAGGCCAACGTCAACGAAATCCACAAACCAGGTCCCGTAGCACGCGAAGAGGCGGAAGAGCTGCTCAAGCAGTTCCATCTGCCGCCGGGCTACAAGATCAAATTCACAGGTGAGTTCGAATTCCAGCAGGAATCAGAGGACTTTCTGACAAAAGCCTTCGCTGTGGCACTGCTGCTTATCTTTTTGATCCTGGTCTCCATGTTCAACTCGGTCAGCCAGCCATTTATTATCATGACCTCGGTGATTCTTTCACTTGGCGGTGCTTTTCTCGGGTTGACACTGTTCAAATCGCCTTTCGGCATAATTATGACCGGCGTGGGAGTTATCTCTCTGGCCGGTGTAGTGGTCAACAACGCTATTGTGCTGATCGACTACACCAACAAACTGCGTGAGCGCGGTTATGCCCTGCGAGATGCCGTAATATCTGCAGGTGCCACCCGTCTTCGTCCGGTTCTGCTCACGGCAATCACCACCATACTGGGGCTGATCCCGATGGTGACAGGCATCTCATACGATTTCCATAGCTGGTCTATCTCCTGGGTAAGTGAGTCCAGTCAATGGTGGCGTTCGATGGCTGTGGTGGTCATTTTCGGTCTCATTGTCTCAACCTTCCTGACTCTGGTCGTGGTACCAACCCTATATTATCTCATCAGTCGATTTGGCACTATCTCTCAACAAGTGATGGCACGACTTCGCTACCTCTACTGGAAGCCCTATTATTATTTTGCTGGCGAACCAGCTCAACAGAAGGATAAATCGTTATGA